GCCATTCGTCACCTGCATGTTGAGCATCTGGTTGAAGTCGCAATCGTAAAGTTCGCCGCGATAACCGACGCTCAGTGTCGTGCGGCACATCAGACCTGACACGGTGGCGGGATTAAAACTGTTCGCCAGCAACTCGAGATACTCATCCCATTTTCCTTGCTCGCGAAGGTCTTCGGCAAACCGCGCAATCGGCTGGTTCGTGACGGTGTAAAGCTGGTTGAACACAATTCCAAACTCACGCTGCAACACTTCCTTGTAGTCGGTTTCCAGTTCGGTTTGCGGCGCAGGCAACGTTGCGCCCAGTGGATTATAGACGAGATTCAACGTTAGCTTTGTTCCGTAACCCACCGCGTTCAGCTTTCGCAATGCGGAGATGCTCTTTTCAAAAACGCCGTTGCCACGCTGCTTGTTGACGTTGTCTTTCGAATAACAGGGGAGAGAGGCGATCACTTCGACTTCGTGCTCCGCCAGGTATTCGGGCAAATAGCCGTGGCCGGTCGTTTCAATGACGGTCAGATTGTTGCGGTCGATGACATGTGACCCCACGGACCGCGCGGTCTCCACGAAATAACGGAAGAACTCGCTCAACTCCGGTGCGCCGCCGGTGAGATCCACAATCGGCGGGCGATGCTCCTGAATCCAGCGGCCCACACGATGCGCGGTCGTTTCGTCAATCATCTCCGTGCGCCAGGGCGCGGCATCGACGTGGCAATGGCGGCAGGTTTGATTGCATTTGCGCCCGACGTTGAGTTGCAACGTTTGCAACGCGGCGCGCTGAAGGGTCAATCCATGTTCAGCCAGTTTTTGGTCGAACTTATTCATGGCAATGCAAAATGATACACGAGCGGAATTGCTGATGCATCTGATTTGTTCCGCAGTGTTGGAGTTCAAGCTTTAGCTTGCCGTTTGGATCGAGTTTCGTTGGCGGATTTCCTGAACAAGCTAAAGCTTGAACTCCAGCGCTGCGGCGACGACTCGCTTTGCAACCTTGCGGGTTTGTGTTGCAATCAGGCCAAGTGGATTTGCAAAAACTCATCATTTTCATCAAAGCGCCACGGCGGGGCGAGGTCAAAACCCGCCTGGCCAGAGACATCGGCGATGAGGCCGCTTGCGAAGCTTACTGCACGTTGGTCGATACGTTGTTGAACCAGTTGGCCGAATTGCCGGAGGTAGAACTGCGTGTTACTCCGGATGACGCGAGCGCTGAGATCAAACCGTGGCTGCGAAGCAATTGGCAGTTGCGACCGCAAGGGCAGGGGAGTTTGGGCGAACGGTTGCAAACCGCTTTTACCGATTCCTTCAATCGTGGTGCTGAGCGCGTGGTCATCATCGGGTCGGACTGTCCGTTTATTACCGCGGACGACATTCACGATGCCTGGACTGCCTTGCACGATAGCGAGGTCGTCATCGGACCGGCCTGTGATGGCGGTTACTGGTTGATTGGATTGCGCCAATTACAGCCGACATTGTTCGATGGCATTGCCTGGAGCACGGAAACCGTTTTTCGGGAGACGCTGCAACGGGCCGAGGCGGCCAGGTTGCGCGTCCAGGTTCTGCGTGAATTGAGCGATGTGGATACTGAAGCCGACTGGCGCGCCTTCCTGGCGGCCACTCCGGAAGCCTGACAGGCCTCTCAGTCTGACAGCGTTCGCCAAGGTTGGGAGTGATGAGCAGGTGACTGGTGAAGAATCTGGTCGAGCACGGAAGTGGTTTGCTCGGCCCGGTGGTGAATGGATTCGATGGCATCCTCAAGCTCGTCGCGGGTGATGGGCAGAATGGACGACAAATAATCCAGCCCGCCACGCTCTGCGAATTCGCGCAGGCGGCGATGTTTCAAGGTTGCGTCGGTGAGTCGATCGTCGGGCGTGCCGATCAATCCAATCAAAGCGCCGTCCCGCGTGTCTCGATGATCCAGCCAGGATTCGATCCAGGCAGTCGTCGTGGCGGACAATTCTCCTTCGGCATGGGTTGAGAAAATAATCAAATCCGCGTTCATCGCCGACCACGCCGCCTCGCGGGCCATCGTCGAATCTGCGAGATAGGTTTCGCGCCACCAATTGAAATCAAACTCCACCTCCGCCCAGAATTGTTGGACCAATTCGTCGCACACCGCCAGCGCCCGGTCGCGGGTGACCGTGTCTTCATACACCACCACGACTGCCCAGTTCTCGCCCGGCCCGGACTGAATTGCATTTTCTTCCAGCTTTGTTTCCACTTTTTTTGAAACCAGGGAACGTTGCGCTTTCCGCGATATTTTTCTGAGTGCTGCCAAATGTGAACGACGAATAAGGGCAAACTCGACCCGCCGAGAGTTTAAGCAAGAAAAAGTTATTCACTTCTTATTCACGACAGAGTGACGATGGTATTGCGCCGTGAAAAGTGATCGTTGATGCTTGATTCGCCTCACTGTGCAAGTGGCGTCAAGGTGCCAGGCGTTCAATCAACCAGCGGCCATCGGATTGTTTGGTGTAAAGAAACCGATCATGCAGCCGACTCGGACGTCCCTGCCAGAATTCAATGCGCGTGGGGGACAACACGTAGCCGCCCCAGTACGGCGGCGGCGGCACGTCTTCATTGGGATATTTCGCCGCAAGCTGTTGAAACTTTTCCTCCAGGAGTTGCCGATGACTCACGATTTCGCTTTGGCGCGACACCCATGCCGCGAGCCGGCTGCCGATGGGCCGCGTTTTGAAATACGCCTCCGATTCTGCGCGCGACACCTTGCTCACCACGCCGCCGACGCAGACCTGCCGTTCCAGGTCCGGCCAGTAGAATACCAAGGCTGCCTGTGGGTTTTCATCCAGGTCTCGCCCCTTTGGACCTTCATATTGGGAAAAGAAAACAAAACCACGCGCATCCACACCTTTCAGCAAGACCATCCGTGCCGCCGGCCGGCCATCCTTGCTCGCCGTAGCCAGCGTCATGGCATTGGCTTCGACGGAAGTCTCGCCTCGCACGGCTTGAAACCATTTGTAAGTGGCAATCCCGAAGCGCCGGAGGATTCCGGCGGGCGATTTGGTCTCCAGTGCCTGTTGAAACCACTTGCCGAATTGGGCCATCGGATCGGGGTTCAAGTCGGCGCGCCTGAGGCTGCCCACATCGTATTCTCTTCGCAAGTCGGCAATGGACATAAAATTGTTTCGGCCTGGCGCTGCTGCTACAGAAACGTGCAGATGTATTCGCAGAGGCCCGATTTGACTTCGATTTCAAATCCGGACTGGCCCGGCAACTCGAAGATTTGACCGGCGGTGTAGCGGTCTGTTTTGGATTGGCCGTCAACTTTCACAGAGCATTGGCCGGCGACGATTTCCATTCCCTCAGCCTTGTCGGTGTTGAAATGATACTTGCCCGGATAGATGAGGCCCAAAGTCTTTTTGGTGCCGTCGTGCAAAAACAAGTTGTGACTCACGACTTTGCCATCGAAGTAAACATTGGCCTTGGTGATGGCGGTGACGCCGGCGATTTCTTCTGGGATAGATGACATAGTGCCTTGAGTTTTTGGAATGGGAGAGAAATGTCAAGGTATGTGTGGTGAAATTGAAGCAAAGCGCACGAGGCGCGCAACTGCGTTGGAGTTCAAGCTTCAGCTTGCTCGGGACGCACGCTGAAGCGTGAACTCCAGCCTGCGCGCGACTAACCTAAGTCGGCGCGGACAATATTTGCGCCCAGCACAAGCGACTTGAGTTTATTGCTGGCGCAGAAGCGCGGCAGTTGTTTCATGCCGCAATCGGTGGTCAACGTCACTCGCTCGGCGGGAACGTATTCGAGCACTTTGCGGATGCGCGCCGCCACTTGTTCCGGCGCTTCAATCTCCAGCGTGCGCACGTCGATGACACCGGCGGCGATGGATTTGTCCTTTGGCAAGTCGCGCAGGATGTCGGTGTCGGCCATGTCGCGACAGGCGAAGTCGAGGACGTATTCGTGAACGTGAACATCAAAGTAGCGATAGAGGATACTCCGGTAGCCGCCGGCGGTGAATCCATGTGCGATGTTGCCCCAGGTGTTGCCGAGACAAAAATGCCAGGAGATGCGCGCCTCGACGCCCGCCACGGTGCGGTTCACGATGTCGATCACCCAGGGGAAATCCTTTTCGCCGGTCAGATTGGGAATCCACGCACCGAGGTCTTCGAGTTGGATGTGTTTCGCCCCGGCAGCAACGAGCGATTTCATTTCCGCGTTGAAGATTTCGCTGAGCGCGTAGGCGAGGTCGTGATAATTCTTGTAAGGCCCACCTTTGAAATGCGCCATGGTGGAGAGTTGCGCTGGCCCGGCGCCGACGCAGCATTTGATCGGCTTCTGGGTGAAGGCTTGCGCGATTTCGTAAAGTTGCACGAGGCGCAACGGGCCGGCCTGGATCTTATCCAGCACGGCGACGCCGCCGACCTCGTCTAGCATCGGCACATCGACGCCGGCGGCCTTGGAACGGGAAGGGTGGGGGAGCTTGGCCGGATCAAAGCCGCGGATGCGCTCGAACCAGTACCAAAGAAATGAGCCGATGCCCATGCTGTAGTCGTCGAACCACATCTGGCCGTCCGTCAGAATGTCCAGGCCGGCGGCTTCCTCGTCCGCAATGACGGTGCGTACGGCGTCGGTGAACGCTTCGTGATGTCGGCGGTCTTTGAGCGCGTCGAGCAGATCGCGCCCCGCGAGTTGTTGAGTGAACCATGAAGGTCGCGGATACGAACCGACCATGGTTGTGGGAAGGAGCGGAATGTTCATATCAGTTGAGGGCGAGGCGCGTGATGCGCTTCTTCTCGATCGCCAGGCACGCGGTCTTGCTGCCGGAGCGAACGAGATTGATCAAGCTCGCAAAGCGCGCGTCCTTGGTCAACCCTTGTTTGTAGCGGGCGTAAATCTGTTGCACGATGACGGCGATTTTGAACAGGGCATAGGCATAATAGAACACAGCATTGCTTACCGTGCGCCCGCTTTTGTGAACGTAGCGTTCGAGCAATTGTTCACGATTCAAATTGCCCGGCCACGTCGTCATGCCGAACGATTGCTTCTGCCAATCCTCCGGATCGTCGGGATCGACCCAGTAGCCCAACGTCGAACCCAAATCCATCAGCGGATCGCCGATGGTCGCCATTTCCCAGTCGAGCACAGCTTTGATCTGGGATACATCCTGTGGATTGAGAACCAAGTTGTCGTATTTGTAATCGTTGTGAATCAAGCAGCCGCCGGCCTCCGCCGGTTTGTGTTCGACGAGCCAACTGGCGATGCGCTGCATTTCAGGAATATCATCGGTCCGGGCATTTAGATAACGCTTGATCCAGCCTTCGACCTGGCGCGTGACGTAGCCTTCCGGTTTTCCCAGATCGCCAAGACCAGCCGCGACATAATCGACACCGTGAATCTGAGCCAGATTGTCGATGAAATGTTCGGAAATTTGCCGCATCAATGCCGGCGTCAACTCAAGACCCTCCGGCGGCTTTGCGCGCAGGATGATGCCCTTGACTCGTTCCATGATGTAGAACGGCGCGCCCAATACGGATTCATCCTCACAATAGGCGAGGGGACGTGGAACTTTCGGATAGACAGCGATGAGATGCGAAAGGATGCGATACTCCCGTCCCATGTCGTGAGCGGTTTTGATTTTTGCGCCGAACGGCGGGCGACGCAAAACGAGTTCCTGTTCACCGACGCGCAACAGGTAGGTCAGATTGGAATAACCCTTTGGAAACTGAGTGATTTCCATGTCGCCGGACAATTCGGGCAGGGTGTGCTGCAAGTAGGTTTCCAGCTTGCTGGCGTCCAGCTCTTCGCCCGGTCGCGTCTTCTGCGGTTGATCGAGCAGTTCGGTCGGCATAGTCACGCGTCGATTCAGATGGAGACCTGCACGCCGTGCTTTTTTAAGTGAATGCGCGCGACGACCGATTTGTGCACCTCGTCCGGTCCATCGTAAATGCGCGCGGCACGTTCGTGGCGATACCAGTACGAGAGCACCAAATCATCGGTGATGCCCAACGCACCGTGCGCCTGGATAGCGCGGTCCAGAACTTTTTGGAGCACGTTGGCGACATAAAATTTGATGATGGAAATTTCTTCGCGCGCGGCTTTACTTCCTTCGCAATGGATTTTCTCCGCCGCTTGCAGCACAAGGAGGCGCGAGGCGTTGATTTCTGCGCGGCTCTCGGCGATCCATTCCTGCACGATCTGGCGGCTGCCCAGCGGTTTCCCTGGCGCGAGGAGTCGAGTCGCGGCGCGGTGACACATCATGTCAAAGGCGCGTTCGCAGATGCCGATCCACCTCATGCAATGATGAATGCGCCCAGGGCCGAGTCGTTGTTGCGCGATTTCAAAGCCCTGGCCTTCGCGGCCCAGCAAATTCTTCTGCGGCACACGACAGTTCTTGTAAACAATCTCAGAATGGCTGGCGTAGTCCTCGCCCGCTTCACCCATGATTGGGGTGTTGCGGATGCGGTTGAAGCCGGGTGTGTCCGTCGGCACAATGATCTGGCTGGCGCGCGCGTATGGGCTTTCGGCTTCGGGATTGGTGATGGCCATTACGATGGCAAATGCCGCGCCATCGGCCGAGGAAGTGAACCACTTGCGGCCATCGATGACGTAATCGCTGCCGTCTTTACGTGCCTGCGTGTCCATCCAAGCCGGGTTTGAACCGGGATAATCGGGTTCGGTCATCGAGAAACAACTACGCACGTCGCCGCGTGACAGCGGTGCGAGCCAGGTTTCCTTTTGTTCCGGTGTGCCGAACTCCATGAGGATTTCCGTGTTGCCAATGTCCGGCGCCTGGCAATTAAAAAGAAAATGACCCAACGGTGTTCGGCCCAGTTCTTCGCTCACGCGGGCGAATTCGGGGAGGGTGAATCCCTGCCCCCCAAGTTCCTTGGGCAGATGCGGCGCCCAGAGGCCCAGCGCCTTGACCTTCTGCCGCTTCTCTTGAAGTTTGGGCAGCAGTTCGCGAAATGGGCGATGAAGGTATTCCGGCTCCAGCGGTAACGCTTCTTCGCGAATGAACGTGCGGATTTTATCGAGAGTTAAGTTCAGTGGTTCGTTGGCCATAAATTGTTCAATTATTTTGTGCAGCCGGGGAAAGTTAAACTCTCGCCTTGGTGATGCCGAGAGAATTTATGCCGCCTACGTGAATCGGGCGGCAAGAACATATTGCGGTAATGACTGAAAAGGTTGTGGAAATGCCTTCGGTTCGGGGCAGGAAACGTTCGCGCAAACCTAGCCGGGTGTGCATCGAAACGCCCACTTGCCAAATGTCATTCTGCTAGGGTAGTTTGCAAGCAAACCAGACATGGATTTTAACGCGGGTAGATTTATGAAAATGTCATTGATGATTCCGAGGCAGGATCGAAAAGGGAGAACCCCCCGCCGCTGCGTTCAGATTACGAACAACACTTTCCGTCCGGCAGCTTGCGATGGCAGGCCCCTCAAGGCCTTCACCCTGATCGAACTGTTGGTAGTCATCGCCATCATCGCCATTTTGGCGGGCATCCTTTTGCCGGCCCTGGCGAAAGCAAAGGAACGGGCGCAACGAACTCAATGTCTCAACAACTACAAGCAACTGTTGCTGGCGCACATCATGTACGTCGGAGACAACAATGACCGGTTAGCCCCTTGCAACTGCGGTGGCACTGGCGGCGCGGCCACCAAATCGTATCCCGCCGGCTGGCTCTATAAACCTGGGGAGTGCCTGCCCAATCAACCGACGTCCGGAGACTATTTTGGCCCGGAGCACGGGCTGTTCTACCCCGCGCTCAAGAACTGGAGCATTTACCGGTGCCCGCTCGACAAGACCAATGGCACGTACGGCGCGTACTACCGGCAGCGGGGCATCAAGTTTACGAGTTACGTCATGAACGGATGCATCATCAACAGCAGCACCAGCTTCGACTGGGACACAGGTGCACAAGGAAAGACGTTCAGGGTTTCCAACTTCAAACCGACGGACATGCTGCTCTGGGAAACGGACGAAAAGATACCAAATTATTTCAACGACGGCGCCAGTTCCCCTGGCGAAGGCCTTTCCCAACGGCACGCCATCGGTGCACTCATTGGTTTTATGGGCGGCAGTGCCGGATACATCAAATACAAGACGTATTTCCAACTGGTGGCCGATCCCAATCGCAACAGTCTCTGGTGTTTCCCCAACTCCAGGGATGGACATTAAACGGTTCGCCAGATTGCCTATGAAGACTCACTTCTATCTTTATGCGTTGACGGGGTTGGTGTGTCTGGCTTCGACGAGTTGCGGCTCAAAAAACAATGTGAAGGCCGAAGTCTCGAAATTGAACGACGCTTTCCCAACGGCCAAATCGGCCCCAGCCGTTGCGCCGGAAAGTGTCGCCAATCCAGGTTCGAGCCAAGCGGTGGATGTGAATGCTGTGGTCAATAGCGCGGTTCAATCGCTCAAGAACAACGATCATGTCGGTGCGGTAACCTATCTGAACACGGTGCAACAGCAAAAGACCCTCACCGCCCAGCAACACATCGCCGTTCACGAAACCATCGAGAAAGTTTACGCAGACCTGATTCTTCGCGCAGACCGGGGAGATCCCAAAGCCAAAGCCGCCCTCGCCCAGCTTGAGAGACAACTTTCACAGTGACCCGGTTACTTGGTTCCATCGCTTTGCACGTAACTGATCAAGTCCCGGATCTGTTGCGGCTCCAGTGTGTCGAGCAATCCTTCGGGCATCAATGACACGGATGAGGCTTTCAGTTCCTTGATCTCCGCCCGATTCAGCACCGTGCGCTGGTTGTTCGCATCAAGCAAGGTCACCGTCGTCGGGGTGGATTCCGCCATCAAACCGTTGAGCGCGCGACCGTCCTTCATCTCGACGTTGTAGCTGACAAATTCCGCCCGGATGTAAGCGCTGGGATCGACAATGTTCGTCAGCAGAAAGTCGCGGTTCTTGCGATCTGCGCCGGTCAGTTCAGGCCCGATGTTGTTTCCTTCTCCAAAAAGTTTATGACAAACGGCGCAAGTCTTCAGGAACAGTTCACGGCCTTTGACGGGATCGCCTTTCGCCTGTCCGAGAATGCTGATGATACCTCCAACGCGCGCCCGTTTCACGCCTTCGGATTCCGGCTGGATTTTGCCCCAGAGTTTTTCCACAAGCTGATTGAGTCGCGCGTCGCGGTGCAACGCAATCTGCCGGACTTGATCGACGGGCACATCCTTGGCGGCAACTCTTCCGGCTTCGACCGCGTTCAAAAACGCGAGCGCCCAAGTGGGCCGGCTGCACAATAAGCCACGCGCGCCTTGTCGCAAATCGGACGGCAATTGCGGATAAAGCTCCAACACTTTTTCCGGGATCTGTGGGTCATTGAAGCGTTGCAAAGCCGCGAGCGCGGCGCTGCGAATCGTTTTTGATTCGCTCCCGCTCAACAGATTCTCGAGCATCGGGACGCAATCGGCGTGGCCGCTTTGCCCCAGCATTTCAATCAAACCGGCGCGGTCGTGCCCACTAGCTTTCGGGTCGGCGACGATTGCAAGCGCGCGTGTCTTTGCCGCTTCATAACCCAGGCGCAAGGCGAAGCGCACCAGCGCAAGCGAGGGCGCGCCTTGACGCCAGAGTCTGGCGAGAGATTTTTCCAGCGCGGGCGGCGGCTCTGAGAGTCCACGGCCTTCCAACGCCTTTTCCATGCCTTGCAACAGCAGCGTGACTTTGGTTTCATCCGGCGCCAGGTCAAGCAGTTGAGCGCAGGCCGCGTAACCATTCTCGTCGGCCTCCGCCGCATAACGCTGCGCCACCCGTTCGACGATGAACTGATGAACGAGCGGCTGTTTCCAGTTTGTGGCATCGGCAAACAATTTTAACACTTCCGCTCGGTTGGAGATTGCCTTGTCCTCGACTGCCCACCATAGCAACAGTGGAATCTGCGGATCATCAACATCTTCACCGCGGCGCAACAATTCCTGGACTAGCGGCAGCGCCTGTTCGCCCGACAACCGTTTGGCGGAACAGGCCAGTTGATTGCGGACAGTCGGACTCGGCTCTGTGCGGGCGAGCGCGATCAATCGTTTTTCAATGGACGGAGAAATTGTCCGCGCGTCGCCCAGCAGCCGAACCGTCCAGGCGCGGAGGTTTTTGTTCGGGTGGTCGAGAAGTTTGATTGCCAGCGCGTCGTTAAAGCCGCCACTGACGTAAAGCGCCCACAATGATTGCAGAGCCAGCCGGTCGTTTTTGTTTGTAAAGATATTCTTGCGAATAGTCGAAATTATCTTTGCATCCCGCCGCTCGGACAGCAGACAACGGGCTTCGCGCACATACCAATCGTTTGGGTTGGCCAGCAATTTGACGAGTTCTGTGCTCGACAACTTGGTCAGATCGAACTTGGAAACTGGTCTTGTTCCGTTGGCTTCAATCTTGTAGATGCGTCCGGTATCGCGGTCCCAGTTGTCCTGTGGATCGACGTGAGTCGCGCGTTGATCATACCAATCTGCGACAAACACCGAGCCGTCCGGCCCAATTGTGCAGTCAATCGGGCGAAATGAATGATCGTCCGTCGTCAACAATTCGCCACCGAAATGGCCAATGAAACTAGAACCTTGCGGTTCGAGCACGTGCCAATAGATCGCGTTGGCGAGCAGATTGGCGGCGATGTAGCGGTTGTTGAATTGGGCGGGAAACGAACCGCCTTGATACATGATTCCGCCCGCGGTCACGTGGCCGCCCTTGAAACCCTTGAAAGGAAGGTGTTCGAAATACCCGAACGTGTAAGGATTGTGCAACGGCCCGTGCTTGCTGAAGCCTTTGACATAGTACGCGCCTTGCACCTGGTGTAACCCAACCGTGTCACCGTAATTCGTGCCGGCGATGATGTTGCCGTCCTCGTCGAAATCCAGTCCCCACGTATTGCCGCCGCCTTCAGCAAACAATTCGAACTCCTTCGTCAACGGATGATAACGCCAGATGCCTTGCTGAAATTCAAGGCCGCGAATGTTCGCCGTCACCGTGCTGCCGTGCGCGCCGTAAAGCCAGCCGTCCGGTCCCCAGATCAGCGAATTCGCAAACGCGTGCGCGTCCTCCATTCCAAAACCCGTCAACAAAACCTCCGGGTCTCCGTCCGGCACGTCATCGTGGTTACGATCAGGATAAAAAAGCAAGTAAGGCGGCTGTGCCACGAATACTCCGCCGTAGCCAAGCGCCAGCCCTGAGGCGAGATTCAATCCGGTGACGAAGTCCGTGAACTTGTCCGCGCGGCCATCACCATCCGTGTCCTCACAAATCGTGATGCGATCGGCGCCTTTCGGCCCGCGCGGCGGCGGCTCGGGGAGTTGGTCGTACTTGGTGCGGAGGTATTGATCGACCTGCACCGCCTTCAAACCGGCGGGCGTCGGATACTGGAGGTATTGAATCACCCACATCCGACCGCGCTCGTCGAAACTCATCGTGAGCGGTTGTCGAATTTTGGGCTCGTTTGCATAAAGTTTGACCGTGAATCCGTCGGCAACTTTCATCCGCCGCAGCGCCTCGGCCGGTGGCAGACCGGCGGCCCGAACCCGCTCAACGGGCGACGAGAACCAAATTAATGCGGACAAAAAAAAGATTTGAAGTTCGCGCATATTTTTTCCCAGACCGATGCCACCCGGACTTAACCAAAAACATTACCGTGTTGGAACGCGCTTGATTTAAGCCAAAAGTCACGCGACGGCAAACTTTTATCCGTTGCCCTGGCCGAGAAACAATCACGCTGCCGCTTCGGCGAAAAACACGTTTGCTTCAGCCCGGGTCTATGGTTTAGTTCCCGGCAATCAATTCATCTATGAATTCTTCAATCAGGAAGTTTTTCTGCGCCGCCTGTCTTGTAAGTGTTTGTTCCCCGCTTCAAGCCGCTGGCACGGTGGAAAACTGGCTCAATCAACCCATCATCGGCCCAACTCAAACTTTGTCCGAAGTCCAGATCTTCACGGAAAGCCGGGTGCCGTTGATGCCCGAAGCCAGCACCGCTCGGGAATGGGACCGGATTGCCGGACGGTTGCGCCGTGAAACGCTTCAGCGCGTCATCTTCCGCGGTGAATCGGCCCAATGGCGTGACGCAAAGACAAGAGTGGAGTGGCTCGATACGATTGAGGGCGGCCCGGGTTATCACATCAGGAAACTTTGCTTCGAGGCGGTGCCGGGACTGTGGATTCCGGCATTGCTTTACGAACCGGATAATCTCTCCGGCAAGGTGCCGGTCAATCTCGATGTCAACGGTCACGACGTCAACGGCAAGGCCGCGCCCTACAAACAAATCCGCTGCATCAATCAGGCGAAGCGCGGAATGCTGGCGCTCAACGTCGAATGGTTCAACATGGGGCAGTTAAAGGGAAACAACTACGACCATTACCGGATGAACCAACTCGACCTTTGCGGCACCAGCGGCATCGCGCCGTTCTATCTCGCCATGCATCGCGCCATTGATTTGCTGTTGTCATTGGAACACGCCGATCCGCAGCGCGTCTCTGTTAGTGGTTTGTCGGGCGGCGGTTGGCAGACGATTTTCATCAGCGGACTCGATTCGCGCGTCACTTTTTCCAATCCCGTGGCCGGCTATTCCAGTTTCCGCACGCGCGCGCGATTCGTGAGCGACCTGGGCGATTCCGAACAAACGCCGTGCGATCTGGCCACGGTCGTTGACTACACTCACTTGACCGCCATGCGCGCGCCGCGTCCGACGCTGCTGACATTCAACGCCAAGGACGATTGTTGCTTCGCTTCCGATCACGC
Above is a window of Verrucomicrobiota bacterium DNA encoding:
- the arsS gene encoding arsenosugar biosynthesis radical SAM protein ArsS (Some members of this family are selenoproteins.) produces the protein MNKFDQKLAEHGLTLQRAALQTLQLNVGRKCNQTCRHCHVDAAPWRTEMIDETTAHRVGRWIQEHRPPIVDLTGGAPELSEFFRYFVETARSVGSHVIDRNNLTVIETTGHGYLPEYLAEHEVEVIASLPCYSKDNVNKQRGNGVFEKSISALRKLNAVGYGTKLTLNLVYNPLGATLPAPQTELETDYKEVLQREFGIVFNQLYTVTNQPIARFAEDLREQGKWDEYLELLANSFNPATVSGLMCRTTLSVGYRGELYDCDFNQMLNMQVTNGRPLYLWDVSPTQVENQIVQTGFHCLACTAGAGSSCTGALN
- a CDS encoding TIGR04282 family arsenosugar biosynthesis glycosyltransferase encodes the protein MLQSGQVDLQKLIIFIKAPRRGEVKTRLARDIGDEAACEAYCTLVDTLLNQLAELPEVELRVTPDDASAEIKPWLRSNWQLRPQGQGSLGERLQTAFTDSFNRGAERVVIIGSDCPFITADDIHDAWTALHDSEVVIGPACDGGYWLIGLRQLQPTLFDGIAWSTETVFRETLQRAEAARLRVQVLRELSDVDTEADWRAFLAATPEA
- the pdxH gene encoding pyridoxamine 5'-phosphate oxidase, with the protein product MSIADLRREYDVGSLRRADLNPDPMAQFGKWFQQALETKSPAGILRRFGIATYKWFQAVRGETSVEANAMTLATASKDGRPAARMVLLKGVDARGFVFFSQYEGPKGRDLDENPQAALVFYWPDLERQVCVGGVVSKVSRAESEAYFKTRPIGSRLAAWVSRQSEIVSHRQLLEEKFQQLAAKYPNEDVPPPPYWGGYVLSPTRIEFWQGRPSRLHDRFLYTKQSDGRWLIERLAP
- a CDS encoding pyrimidine/purine nucleoside phosphorylase, which codes for MSSIPEEIAGVTAITKANVYFDGKVVSHNLFLHDGTKKTLGLIYPGKYHFNTDKAEGMEIVAGQCSVKVDGQSKTDRYTAGQIFELPGQSGFEIEVKSGLCEYICTFL
- a CDS encoding phosphotransferase family protein, translated to MPTELLDQPQKTRPGEELDASKLETYLQHTLPELSGDMEITQFPKGYSNLTYLLRVGEQELVLRRPPFGAKIKTAHDMGREYRILSHLIAVYPKVPRPLAYCEDESVLGAPFYIMERVKGIILRAKPPEGLELTPALMRQISEHFIDNLAQIHGVDYVAAGLGDLGKPEGYVTRQVEGWIKRYLNARTDDIPEMQRIASWLVEHKPAEAGGCLIHNDYKYDNLVLNPQDVSQIKAVLDWEMATIGDPLMDLGSTLGYWVDPDDPEDWQKQSFGMTTWPGNLNREQLLERYVHKSGRTVSNAVFYYAYALFKIAVIVQQIYARYKQGLTKDARFASLINLVRSGSKTACLAIEKKRITRLALN
- a CDS encoding acyl-CoA dehydrogenase family protein; translated protein: MANEPLNLTLDKIRTFIREEALPLEPEYLHRPFRELLPKLQEKRQKVKALGLWAPHLPKELGGQGFTLPEFARVSEELGRTPLGHFLFNCQAPDIGNTEILMEFGTPEQKETWLAPLSRGDVRSCFSMTEPDYPGSNPAWMDTQARKDGSDYVIDGRKWFTSSADGAAFAIVMAITNPEAESPYARASQIIVPTDTPGFNRIRNTPIMGEAGEDYASHSEIVYKNCRVPQKNLLGREGQGFEIAQQRLGPGRIHHCMRWIGICERAFDMMCHRAATRLLAPGKPLGSRQIVQEWIAESRAEINASRLLVLQAAEKIHCEGSKAAREEISIIKFYVANVLQKVLDRAIQAHGALGITDDLVLSYWYRHERAARIYDGPDEVHKSVVARIHLKKHGVQVSI
- a CDS encoding prepilin-type N-terminal cleavage/methylation domain-containing protein; this translates as MIPRQDRKGRTPRRCVQITNNTFRPAACDGRPLKAFTLIELLVVIAIIAILAGILLPALAKAKERAQRTQCLNNYKQLLLAHIMYVGDNNDRLAPCNCGGTGGAATKSYPAGWLYKPGECLPNQPTSGDYFGPEHGLFYPALKNWSIYRCPLDKTNGTYGAYYRQRGIKFTSYVMNGCIINSSTSFDWDTGAQGKTFRVSNFKPTDMLLWETDEKIPNYFNDGASSPGEGLSQRHAIGALIGFMGGSAGYIKYKTYFQLVADPNRNSLWCFPNSRDGH